In Paenibacillus dendritiformis, the DNA window CTCCATTGGCGAAGACCTGTCCGGCATCCCGGGTCCCTGACTTTTCATAATTATCCTCGAAGCGCCCCTTCGCTTTCTTCTTCCACTTGGACCACAGCGTCGACGTCACAAAAAAAGTAAGCAGCAACCCGAACCATACAAGCGCGCCGCTTCCGCAATAGATCGTTCCCATCACGATGGCCGCCGCGGCTCCGGATCCGGTTAATGACTGCTTCCGCCATGCGGCTCCGGCCACCAGCAGGCTCCCCAGCAGCCCGATAACCCACGGGCCCCAACCCGTATGCCATCCGATAGCTTCCTGTATCAATCGAATTCCTCCCAGCCCGCCGTCAATTCTGCGCCGCGATGACGCAGGAGCCCAGCCGTTCTCCGCCCCAGCTTAATTCCAGGCGATCCCCGGCCTGCACCGGGCCGACTCCTGCCGGCGTTCCCGTGAAGAGGAGATCACCTTCACCGAGCCCATAATGGCGGGCCGTATACTCGATCACCGTATCGAGAGTGAACAGCATCTCCTCCGCGCGCCCCTCCTGGACAAGGCGGCCGTTGTTATGCATCGCGAAGCTCGTCCGTTCCAGCGTCTCCGTGCCCGAAAAAGGGAGAAAACGCGTGACCGGGGCCGAGTTCAGCACGCCTTTGGCGGCCAACCACGGATGACCCTTCTTCTTCAAAACGTCCTGCACGTCGCGCAGCGTAAAATCAATCCCAAGGGCAAAGGCGTCGACCGCTTCCGCAGCCGTCATGCCCGGCTCGACCCGGCGGCCGATGCGAAGCACCAGCTCCACTTCGTGATGAACCGCCCCCCGTTCGAGCGGGAGCGGGAGCGCCGTCTCCGCATCAATCGTTATCACCGCATGGGAAGGCTTCAAAAATACCATTGGCTGCTCGGGAACCGCATTGCCCAATTCGGCCGCATGCAGCCGATAGTTGCGCCCGATGCAATAGACATTGCGCGCTTGGCGCCCGTCGCTCATCCGTCCTCTATGATCGCTCATCGTTCATCTCTCCCTTTGAATCTATGGTTAGCCGGCCATCCGTGCGCCGCCGGCTCACTTCTTCCGATGCTTCACGCGTCCCTCCGCGTCGATGGATACCTGCTCCGATATGTTCTCCAGCCGCTGCAGCACCGCCTGCCCTGCTTCCCCGTCAAGCGGAACGGCTTGCCCCAGTTCGGTATAGAACGGAACGACGGTCAGATCGCATTGGCCCTGCTTCGTGCATTCCGCCTGCAAAATGGCGGTCTCCCACGTTATGGGCTGCACGGCCCGCGTAAAAATAAAGTTGCCCAGGCTGTAGGCGATCCATTTGCCTTTGTACTGCTCCAGGCCTTGTAGGACGTGGGGATGTCCGCCCACGATCAGGTCGGCCCCCGCATCAATGTAGAGGCGGGCCAGCTCCCGCTGATAATCCACCGGGAAATCCACCTTCTCCTTCCCCCAATGCGCAATCACGACGACGACATCGGCCTGCTCCTTCGCGCTCGCGACCGCCTTCGCCGCTTTCTCCTTCATTCCTTCATAGGTCGTCGCCAGCCCCGGCTTGTTCTTGCCCGCATACCAGCTCACTTCCGGAACGACACGGGTAAAGCCGAGGAAGGCGAGCTTGATGCCCTGGCTCTCGAGCATAACCGGCGCGAAGGCTTCCTCCGCATCATGCCCCGCCCCGACGTAAGGAAGATGAACTTCCTTCAGCGCGGCGAACGTATCCAGCAGCCCTTCTTCCCCTTGATCCATCGAATGGTTGTTGGCGAGGTTAACGAGGTCAATGCCCGCCTCGATCATCGCCTGCGCCATCCGCGGGGATGACTTGTAGACGAATTCCTTGTCCTTCGCCGGGACGCCCCGGACCGTCAGCGGCGTCTCCAGATTCACCGCGGCGATATCCGCTTCCTGGAACCACCTCTTGGCGTGCACAAAAGGAAAGTCATATCCATGCTCCTTCACGACTTCCTCCACGCGTCCAGCCGTCATCACGTCGCCGGCGAAGGCAAGCCGGACGCGCGGCTCCTCCTCCGGCCCGCTCCCCGGAAGCGGCGCACCCTGATCGGTCTGGTCCGTATCGCCGTCCGCCGCTTGACTGTCGGCAGGGCCGGGAGACTCGCCTTCCGGCTCACCCGCCGGGAGCCCGCTGGCCGGCTTCTCCTGCGCCGGCGCTTCCCCTTCGGGAGAAGCAGCCGGCGGCTGGGGCCATTCCGCTTGTTCGCCGGACAATAATCCCTGCTGCCAGCCGGCATAGGCCGTTCCGGCCACGATGACCGCCAGCAAAATATTCAGGACAAGCAGCGGGCGGCGGCGCCGCCTTCGCGCCCGCCCTTCCCGCAACTTCCGCGATTGTCTCAATGTTCCGCCCCTTCCGCCCGATTTTTGCAAATATGTCTCATTATAACGCGTTCCCGCCCTTTTTTTCCAATCGCACCATCAAGCATACATTACGCGCTGGTCATTCCCCCAGGCGGCAGCCAGCCCGATGCCACCCTCCGCTTGCCAGTTCGCGGCGAGTAGTCCGCCTTCAATTCAACCGTTCTCTTGACCCCCAACCGCCGAAGGAATATAGCCCAAGACACGCCAAAAAGCCGCGCTTCCGCGCGGCTACTCTATTGGCCATCTGTCCAGTTCCATCTCATTCAACGGGTCTGATTACCCTGCGGTACCGGTCGCGGCGTCATTGGCCGGCGCTTCGGTGCTCGCACTTATGGCTTGCAGGGCGCTGACCGCGGCTTCCGCCGCATCGCGGCCGCTGCGAACGCAATCGGGCATGCCGACCCCTTCGTACGGCTGTCCGGCAAGGAATACGCCCGGCAGCACGCGCCCCACCTCGTCCCTCAGCGAACGGATCTCCTGCACATGTCCGACCGGATACTGGGGCATCGAGTGGCGGAGGCGCGTAATCTCGACGAACTCCGGGTCGATATCGATATCAAGCAGTTCCCGAAGCTCGCTGCGCACCGTGCGCTTGAGCGCCTCATCCGGCCAATCGACCCGCTCCTCGTCTCCGGCCCGGCCAATATAGCAGCGGATGATCAGCTTGTCCCCGCGGCTCGTATGCGGCCACTTCACCGAGGTCCACGTGCAGGCGGTAATCGCCCGGCCCTCCCGGCGCGAGATGACGAACCCCGTGCCGTCGAACTTATTCTTGACCTGCTTGCGATCGAACACGCTGACGACGTTCGCGACCGATACATGACGGATTGCCTTCAAGGCGCTCGCGTCGACATGCTCCTCAAGCAAGGAAGCCGCATGATACGAAGGGGTGGTCACGATGACCGCATCCGCCTCCAGGCTGCTTCCATCCCCCAGACGGACCCGATATTTGCCGTCTTCCCGCTTCTCCAGTCCTTCCGCAGCGACGCCGAGGCGCAGATCGGCCCGTTCCCGCAGCGTCTCCTCCAGCCGTTCGACGAGCGAGGTCAAGCCATTGCGGAAGGTCAGGAACATCGTTCCTTTGGCGACATCCGGCAGCCCCGGAACCGATTGGCCCGCTTGGCGGCTCGCTTTCATTCCGCGTATCAGGCCGCCGTGCTGGCGCTCCACCTGCGCGAATTGGGGGAAGGTCGCTTGCAGGCTCAGTGCCTGCAGATCTCCGGCATAAATGCCGGCCAATAGCGGCTCGGCGATGTGCTCCGTCACTTCCCGTCCGAGACGTCTGTCCAGGAACGCGCCGACGGATTCATCGTCCTCCGACGGACGCGGCTTGATGAACAGATCCATAGCCGCGCGAAGCTTCCCCCACGGTGAGATGAGCCCGCTCTTCGCGAACGGCCCCAGCTCCGTCGGAATGCCGAGCACGAGGCCGGGCGGCATCCGGTACAGCTTGCCCCGGCGCAATATATAGGTTTTTTTGGCATGCGGATTCGTGGCGACCAATTCGGATTCCATCCCAAGGTCACGCGCCAAATCAATCATCGGCAGCTTCCGGGCGAGGAAGGAGTCCGGCCCTTTCTCAATGACGCACCCTTCCTTCCGCAGGGTCTCAATCTTCCCGCCGAGACGGTCCGATTGCTCTATGACGGCAACGGAGACGGGCTGGCCCTCTTCATCCGCCTGCTTCAGCGCGTAGAACGCCGCGCTCAATCCCGTAATTCCTCCACCGATAACGACAAGTTTCCGCAGAGCATTCATGTTGTTACCTTCTTTCTAGTTACTCGCTTCCGACATCGCCTTCATCGTAACGTCGGCCAATGTCGCCATATACTTCGGATCATCGTTCAGCATGCGAATGCGCTTGAAGCGGATGCCCAGACGCTCGGCCTCCTGCACCGCCTCGATATCGAGATCATACAGCACTTCCAGATGATCGGATACGAATCCAATCGGCGCCGACAGCACCCAACGAATGCCTTCCTGATGGACCGCGGCGAGCGTATCCAAAATATCCGGCCCCAGCCAAGGCGTTGCCGTCCGGCCCGCGCTCTGCCAGGTGAATCTCCACTGCTCTTCCTTCAGCCCGCAGCGCTCGGCTATCGCGGCCGATGTGGCGTTCAATTCATCCACATACGGGTCGTTCATCTCCAGGATACGGGCAGGCAGGCTGTGAGCGCTGAACAACACCTGGATCTCATGCCGCTCAGCCCCTTCGGCGACGAAAGCGTCCAGCTGCTCATCCACCCGCCCGGTCAACGCATCCAGCAGATCGGGGTGAAGATGATAGCTGTTAACGCAGCGAAGCTCAATCCCGTGCTTCGCCGCCGCTTCCTTCGCCCGCGCATTATAGCCGCCGACGCTCATCGCGGAATAATGCGGCGCCAGCACCACGGACACGGCTTCCTTGATGCCGTCCGCGGCCATGGCCTCGACGCCGTCCTCAATATACGGCTGCGCATGCTTCAGGCCTTGGTAGCACACATACTGAACTTCCGTGCCTTCGGTCCGGCGGTTCAGCGTCTCCTGCAGCGCTTCAACTTGGCGGTTCGTATGCTCCCGCAGCGGGAACACGCCCCCGACAATCGCTTCATACCGATCCGTAAGTTCCTTCAACTGCTCCTCGGAAGGCGGGTTGCCCCGCCGGATATGCGTGTAATAAGGCTCGATTTCTTCGAGGCTGCGGGGGGTTCCATAGGACATCACCAGCACGCCGATTTTACGCTTGGACACTCGCGTCCCTCCATTCCGTCTCGTTCTCGTTACATCCTGTTTCTTATTTCTTCGCCAGCAATCGACTGGAATATTCATGCACGAACTCGGTCAGCTGCCGCAATTTGTCCAGCGAAACTTCCGGGAAGAGCCCGTGGCCGAGGTTGAAAATATAGCCCGGCTCCTGAATTCCCTGCTCTATGATATGGGCGGCTTCCCGTTCGATGACGCTCATCGGCCCCGTCAGCACATAAGGGTCCAGATTGCCCTGGACGGCGAACCGGCCGTTCAACCGGCGGCGTCCTTCCGTGACGGATATCCGCCAGTCCAACCCGATTACATCCGCCTTCAGATCGCGGAGGACCGGAAGCAATTCGCCGGAGCTGACGCCGGGGAAATATATTTTCGGGACGTCCAGCTCGGACAGTTCCGCAAAAATGCGCTTCATCGTCGGCAGCACGTACCGTTCGAAATCGCGCGGAGACAAGGAACCGACCCAACTGTCGAACAATTGGAACGCTTTGGCCCCATTCGCCACCTGGGAACGCACATAGGCGATCACCATGTCTCCCAGCTTGTCCATCAAGGCATGCCATACGTCAGGAGTCTCGTACATCATCGTTTTTGTAAGAATATAATTTTTGGAAGGCCGGCCCTCGATCAAATAGCTCGCAATCGTGAACGGGGAGCCCGCGAACGTGATGAGCGGAACCTTCAGCTCCCGGTCAAGGATGCGAATGGTCTCGAGAATATGGCCCAGATCGCCTTCCGGATCGACCGGTCTCAGGCGCTCGACGTCGGCCGCGCTTCGTATCGGATTGTGAATAACCGGTCCCACATTGGCTACGATATCGAAGTCGATCCCCATCGAAGCGACCGGATTCATAATATCGGAATAGAGAATCGCCGCATCCACGCCAAGCTTGCGGACGGGCATCATTGTAACTTCAGCGGCCAGCTCGGGCCGACGGCATATTTCAAGCAGACTGTATTTCTCTTTAATCTTGCGATAGTCGGGATCATAACGCCCGGCCTGCCGCATGTACCATACCGGCACGCGGTCTGTTTGTTCCTGTCGACACGCTTTCAGAAAACGATCATTATAAGTCATTCGTATACCCCGCTTTGACGGTATTGTGCTTATAGACAAGTCGTCCGTTATTGGACACGCACTTTTTTATAGCTAACGCTTCCATTATGCCCCTTTTCCCTGCTTCTCACAACCTCGCCGATCCGGTTAGCTATGACAATCTGTTGACAAAAAACGTTCGCATATGATGATTTTTCGACAATTTCCCCACACAACCTGTAAATCTCGTTAACACGCGATTTCACACTCGTCTTGGAATCTAGCGGAGACGAGACGCGCTTCGCGTTCGCGCTGTTAACCGCAGAACGTATTTGGCTTATCTGGTCAGCGGAGCCGCTGCGCTTGCCGCCGTCCCGGCGGGGCTGGGGAGCTTCACAGGGACTGCGGGAGCCCGGACGCTCAGCGAATTCAAGCTGGCGACGCGCTCCTCCTGACGCCGACTGTGACAAAGAAGCCGAGCCTGTTCAAGGAGCCGCTTCGCAAGCCTCATCCGTAACCTTTCGGGACCCTGAATCAAGCCGGCCGCATCTGCGCAGCCTGTCTGTGACCATGCCGGTTTGGTTTGCGCTGCCGGATCTCCGGACTTTGCCTCTCCCGGGCCTCTTCTCCCCTTGCGTGAAATGACCAGACATTGCATAACCTATCCTGACTTGCTATCAACGGCATCCCTGCATCCATATCCCGGTTTTCATATGACAATTGATATATATCTATATGGTATAATAGAACCCGTTGCTGAACATTGTACGGACCGTGACAGAAAGTGGTGAGCATCTTATGCAGCAATGGAAACTGAATCTGATTATTCTCTGGTTCGGATCTTTTTTGGTCATGTCAGGCATGACCATGGTTACGCCGTTCTTGGCGCTGTATTTGCAGCATGATATCGGGTTAAGCGATCCGCATCAAATTGCGATCTGGACGGGACTTATTTTTGCGGCGAATTTTTTGACCTCATTCATTTTTCAGCCGATCTGGGGCAAGTTCGCCGATAAGTACGGCCGCAAAGTCATGATTATCCGTTCCGGCTTAGGGATGGCCATCGTGACGGTATTAATGGGCTTCGCGCAGACGCCGATGCATCTGCTGCTGCTTCGCCTGCTGAATGGAACCATCTCGGGCTTCAACCCGGCCGCGGTCGCGCTCGTATCGTCGACCACGCCGCGTGAACGGACCGGCTTCGCGATGGGGATCCTGCAGTCCGGCGTCGTCGCCGGCACGATTCTCGGTCCGCTTATCGGCGGGGGGCTGGCGGACTGGGTCGGCTATCGGCCGATTTTCTATATTACCGGAACTCTGCTGTTCCTGGCCACGATGCTGACGCTATTCATGGTGAAGGAATCGTTCGACCGTGAAAAAGCGGCGGAAGAGCCCCAAATCTCGGTTCTCGCCGGCTTCAAACAATTGTCCGGCATTCCGCAGCTGCTGTCCCTGTTCGCGGTAACCTTCCTGCTTCAATTCGCCATGCTGAGCCCGATGTCGCTGCTTCCGCTGTATGTGCAGGACCTTCATGGCTCGACGCAAAATCTGGCGTTTCTCGCCGGACTCGTCAGCGCGGTCACCGGCCTGTCCAACATGATATGTTCCCCGATACTCGGGAAAATGAGCGACAAGTACGGATCGCACCGGATATTGACCGTCTGTCTGATCGGAGCTGCGCTAACCTTGATTCCTCAGGCCTTCGTCGGCACGGTATGGCAGCTGCTTATCGTCCGCTTCCTGCTCGGAATCTTTATGGGCGGCCTGCTCCCGTCGGTCAATTCGCTGATTCGGAAATATACGCCGGATGGCATGGAGAGCCGGGCCTACAGCTTCAATACGAGCACGCTCGCCCTCGGCAATATGATCGGTCCCGTATTCGGGGGAGCGATGTCCGGACTTATCGGCATTCAAGGCATTTTTATCATCTCCGGCATTTTGCTGCTCGTGAACACGGCATGGGCCCGTTACTCCTTATACGGGAGAAGAAGAACGAGTCATTGACATAATTACTGCCTTCAGCAGGGTTTTTGTTTGCTTGCATCACGCATCTCGGGCGGACAGACGGCTGCCGTCTGCCGCCTTGAAGATGTGCCTATCCCCCCTCCGCATACTTCCGCCCCTGCCACCAAGCGCTAACGTTATAAAGACAACCATTGGATGAGAATATATAATTTTTGCAAAAAAGGCTTGATCTGAAAAGCATTTCATCCGGTACAGTATGAACATAGCCGCCAAGCGGCCGGCGTTACCTGACGACTCGTCGGGGCGTTACGGCAGGCGGCTTTCTTATTTTTAGTTATCAGCGCCGCAGACCCGATTCAAAAAATTTATCAGAGCCTTCTCCCTGTTTGGATTTCCGATATCGTGCGTATATATCCACTGAAAGGAGAGATTGTAAAACATGGTAAACCAATGGACGTCGCGTGCCTTGGCCGTCATGCTGTGCTTCTTTCTGACCTGGAGCACGGCAGCGGTATGGAAGCCGGGAGTAACGCAGGCCAAGCCAAGCTATCCGGAATTCAACAAAGTGGCGACCAAAGGTCCCGTCATTCCGGGATTAAACGCCAAAAATGAATGGGTGCCGCAAGGATTGGCGCTCGTTCCGGGGAAAAACTGGGTCGTCGTCTCGCATTATTCAGGGAAATCAAGCAGTCAGGCAAGCGCCATCTCCATTACCGACACGAAGACCAAAAAGCGGATAAAAACGCTCTACTTGTACGAGAGCGCCAAGAAGAAGCATACCGGACATGCGGGAGGTGTCGCCGCCAGCGCCAAATACTTATGGATTGCCTCCGGCAGAAGCGTGTACCAAATTCCGATGAGCACGATCTCCAGCAAAAAGGATTACAGCAATGTCGTCATGAAAAAATTCGCTCTAGGCCATAAAGCCTCCTATGCCTCCTATGCGGATGGGGTATTGTGGGTAGGGGAATATATGGATGGCGAAGACATCGGCAAAGGCATGTGCAAGCCGGGACCGAAGGGCAAGGCGAGAGGGTATAAGCTGAACGGGACAGGCCAACTGCCGTCCAATCCGAAGCCTTCATATACGTGGACGACCCCTGACCGGGTGCAAGGGATGGCCCTGACGAAAAACCGTGTCTTCTACAGCCAATCCTGCGGCCGCAACAATGACAGCACCCTGCTCGTATACACGCGCGGCGCCTCGGGGAAGAAGGTCAGCTCCTTGAAAATGCCTCCGATGTCCGAAGGCATCTCCCTAACGGGAAGCAGCCTCTACGTTCTGTTCGAATCCGGCGCGCGCAAATATGCGAACGGAAAATATCCTCTTAAAAATATGTACATCATCAACACCAAGAAACTGAAGTTATAGCGGTATACAACAACAGCCCCTCTCCAGTCGGCAATGACCGGATGAGGGGCTTTCAGCCATTATCCCATTCCTTCAGTTCAGATGCGTGGCACGGCCCTTTGCGCCACTATCCCATTCCGTCAGTCCGGATGCAGGCACGGCCCTTTGCGCCACTATCCCATTCCGTCAGATGGAGATTAACAGCGATGTTCTCCGCAGTCTTTTTTCCTCGCCCTGAGCGGATGGGAGAATGGTGATAAGGAGTGCCAGACCCATTTATATACTCCACCTGCGTCAATGGGAGACTGGGCAAAAGGGATTAACGCTCTCCAACCCCATTCCGAGCCTGAGTCAATGGGAGATTGCACAAAAGGAATGACTGGCGCCCATCTCCACCCCGAAAACTGAGTGAAGGGGAGTTTACACAAAAGAACGAGCTGCCCCCCATTCCTCCCGTTGCAGCAGGAATCTGCCAACAAAAAAGGGAATCGCTCCGCTTGATTCCATCTGAAGCAGTGGGAGACCCTACTCCCGACGCTTCACACTGGCGTCTTTACAATTTCAACAAACCAAGCACATGAAGGAATACGACGGCGATAACAACCGGAATAACGTAGCGCAGCAGAATGATGTAGAGGGCCAGGCCTTTGCGCCACCAAGCCGCTTCGCTTGCGAATTCCTCGTGCAGCCGCTGGCGCGGGAACCGGTAGCCGACGAATAAGGCGATCAGCAGCGCCCCGAAGGGCATGAGCACATTCGTCACGGCGAAGTCGGCTGCGTCGAACAGGGACAGGCCCAAAACGCGCGCATCTGACCAGACGCCGAACGACAAGGCGGACGGGATGCCAACGATAAAGATAAGGATGCCGAACAGCCAGCTCATCCGGGAGCGCTGTTGATCGTTTTTGGAAAATCCAGACACCAAAATCTCCAGCATAGAGAAGGCCGAGGTCAAGGCCGCGAACAGGAACAGCGCCAAAAACAACACGATGAACAAGCCGCCGAACGGCAGCTGCTCAAATAAAGCCGGCAAGGTGCCGAACAACAAGCCCGGGCCTTCCTGCGGCTTCATCCCCAGCGCAAAGATGGCCGGGAAGATCGCAAGTCCCGCCATCAACGAGGTCAGGACGTTCAGGCCGACGACAGAGACCGATGATTTGAGCAGCGATTCCCGGCGGTTCAGATAGGAGCTGTAGGTCACCATGACGGATACCCCGACGCTGAGGCAAAAGAACGATTGCCCCAACGCATACAGGACAGCCTGTCCCGTCAGTTTGCTGAAATCAGGCTGAAGGAAATAACGAAGCCCCTCGCCCATCCCGGGAAGAGTCAGCGAACGGATAATCAGCACGAGGAATAAGATGAACAAGCCGGGCATCAAGACGCGGCTTGCCCGTTCGATTCCCCCCTTGATTCCGCGCGCGACCACCGCGATGGTAATCAGCATGAAGACGAATTGCGCGGCAACGGCGTACCACGGATTCGCTACCGTCTCCGCGAACAGCGCATCGTAATCGCGGCCGTCTGCGAGCAAGCCCCCGACGATGCCGCGGCCTGCATAGAGCACAATCCACCCGCCGACAACACTGTAATAGGATAAGAGCAAGAAGCAGGTTCCGATGCCTAAGTAGCCGATCCAGTGCCATTTCGATCGAGGAGCAATGTCCTGATAGGCGGACACGGCTCCCCGCCCGGTGCTGCGCCCGATGGCGAACTCCGCCAGGAGCAGAGGCAGTCCGATGCCCAGCGTAAATAGTAGAAAAATAACAAAAAATGCGCCCCCGCCGCTCGTCGCGACGACATTGGGAAATTTCCATATGGCCCCCAGCCCGATCGCCGATCCGGCCGACGCCAGTATAAATCCAAGTTTCGAAGTCCACTGCTCTCGAGTCATTACTGCCTCCTGTTGTCAATCTGAGTACGAATGCCGCCCGATCACATCGGCAGCCAATTCATGCCGTGCAAAAATACGATCAGGACGATTACCGGCAAAATGTAGCGCAGCATGAAGACGTACACGGCCAAGCCTTTGTGCCAGCGGCTGCCGAGCGTGTCCCATTCCTCCTGCAGGCGCCGCCGCGGATACCGGAAGCCGACGAACAACGAGATCAGCAGCACGCCAAGCGGAAGCATTACATTCGTCACGGCGAAATCGGCCCAATCGAATATATTGCGCCCCAGCCACTGCAGATCGCTGCCCGCCCCGAAGGAAAGGGCCGATGGCACGCCCAAGGCGAAAATACCGCATCCGACCAGCCAGCACATGCGAGCGCGCTGCTCAGCCTTGCCCCGGGTAAAGGCGGCCACGACGATTTCCAGCAGAGAGAACGCCGATGTCAGGGTCGCGAATAAGAATAGCGCCAGGAACAGCGCGATGAAGAGGCTGCCGAACGGAAGCTGCTCGAAGACGGCCGGAAGCGTGATGAACAGCAGGCCGGCGCCTTCCTGCGGCTTCATGCCGAGCGCGAACAAAGCGGGGAATATCGCGATGCCCGCCATGAACGAGGTCAGCACGTTCAAGCCGACAACCGACAGAGCCGGCTTCCCAAGAGGCTCCCCTTTAT includes these proteins:
- a CDS encoding fumarylacetoacetate hydrolase family protein, giving the protein MSDHRGRMSDGRQARNVYCIGRNYRLHAAELGNAVPEQPMVFLKPSHAVITIDAETALPLPLERGAVHHEVELVLRIGRRVEPGMTAAEAVDAFALGIDFTLRDVQDVLKKKGHPWLAAKGVLNSAPVTRFLPFSGTETLERTSFAMHNNGRLVQEGRAEEMLFTLDTVIEYTARHYGLGEGDLLFTGTPAGVGPVQAGDRLELSWGGERLGSCVIAAQN
- a CDS encoding CapA family protein, with the protein product MRQSRKLREGRARRRRRRPLLVLNILLAVIVAGTAYAGWQQGLLSGEQAEWPQPPAASPEGEAPAQEKPASGLPAGEPEGESPGPADSQAADGDTDQTDQGAPLPGSGPEEEPRVRLAFAGDVMTAGRVEEVVKEHGYDFPFVHAKRWFQEADIAAVNLETPLTVRGVPAKDKEFVYKSSPRMAQAMIEAGIDLVNLANNHSMDQGEEGLLDTFAALKEVHLPYVGAGHDAEEAFAPVMLESQGIKLAFLGFTRVVPEVSWYAGKNKPGLATTYEGMKEKAAKAVASAKEQADVVVVIAHWGKEKVDFPVDYQRELARLYIDAGADLIVGGHPHVLQGLEQYKGKWIAYSLGNFIFTRAVQPITWETAILQAECTKQGQCDLTVVPFYTELGQAVPLDGEAGQAVLQRLENISEQVSIDAEGRVKHRKK
- the hemG gene encoding protoporphyrinogen oxidase yields the protein MNALRKLVVIGGGITGLSAAFYALKQADEEGQPVSVAVIEQSDRLGGKIETLRKEGCVIEKGPDSFLARKLPMIDLARDLGMESELVATNPHAKKTYILRRGKLYRMPPGLVLGIPTELGPFAKSGLISPWGKLRAAMDLFIKPRPSEDDESVGAFLDRRLGREVTEHIAEPLLAGIYAGDLQALSLQATFPQFAQVERQHGGLIRGMKASRQAGQSVPGLPDVAKGTMFLTFRNGLTSLVERLEETLRERADLRLGVAAEGLEKREDGKYRVRLGDGSSLEADAVIVTTPSYHAASLLEEHVDASALKAIRHVSVANVVSVFDRKQVKNKFDGTGFVISRREGRAITACTWTSVKWPHTSRGDKLIIRCYIGRAGDEERVDWPDEALKRTVRSELRELLDIDIDPEFVEITRLRHSMPQYPVGHVQEIRSLRDEVGRVLPGVFLAGQPYEGVGMPDCVRSGRDAAEAAVSALQAISASTEAPANDAATGTAG
- the hemH gene encoding ferrochelatase, whose translation is MSYGTPRSLEEIEPYYTHIRRGNPPSEEQLKELTDRYEAIVGGVFPLREHTNRQVEALQETLNRRTEGTEVQYVCYQGLKHAQPYIEDGVEAMAADGIKEAVSVVLAPHYSAMSVGGYNARAKEAAAKHGIELRCVNSYHLHPDLLDALTGRVDEQLDAFVAEGAERHEIQVLFSAHSLPARILEMNDPYVDELNATSAAIAERCGLKEEQWRFTWQSAGRTATPWLGPDILDTLAAVHQEGIRWVLSAPIGFVSDHLEVLYDLDIEAVQEAERLGIRFKRIRMLNDDPKYMATLADVTMKAMSEASN
- the hemE gene encoding uroporphyrinogen decarboxylase, with translation MTYNDRFLKACRQEQTDRVPVWYMRQAGRYDPDYRKIKEKYSLLEICRRPELAAEVTMMPVRKLGVDAAILYSDIMNPVASMGIDFDIVANVGPVIHNPIRSAADVERLRPVDPEGDLGHILETIRILDRELKVPLITFAGSPFTIASYLIEGRPSKNYILTKTMMYETPDVWHALMDKLGDMVIAYVRSQVANGAKAFQLFDSWVGSLSPRDFERYVLPTMKRIFAELSELDVPKIYFPGVSSGELLPVLRDLKADVIGLDWRISVTEGRRRLNGRFAVQGNLDPYVLTGPMSVIEREAAHIIEQGIQEPGYIFNLGHGLFPEVSLDKLRQLTEFVHEYSSRLLAKK
- a CDS encoding MFS transporter, with amino-acid sequence MQQWKLNLIILWFGSFLVMSGMTMVTPFLALYLQHDIGLSDPHQIAIWTGLIFAANFLTSFIFQPIWGKFADKYGRKVMIIRSGLGMAIVTVLMGFAQTPMHLLLLRLLNGTISGFNPAAVALVSSTTPRERTGFAMGILQSGVVAGTILGPLIGGGLADWVGYRPIFYITGTLLFLATMLTLFMVKESFDREKAAEEPQISVLAGFKQLSGIPQLLSLFAVTFLLQFAMLSPMSLLPLYVQDLHGSTQNLAFLAGLVSAVTGLSNMICSPILGKMSDKYGSHRILTVCLIGAALTLIPQAFVGTVWQLLIVRFLLGIFMGGLLPSVNSLIRKYTPDGMESRAYSFNTSTLALGNMIGPVFGGAMSGLIGIQGIFIISGILLLVNTAWARYSLYGRRRTSH
- a CDS encoding sodium-dependent transporter; this translates as MTREQWTSKLGFILASAGSAIGLGAIWKFPNVVATSGGGAFFVIFLLFTLGIGLPLLLAEFAIGRSTGRGAVSAYQDIAPRSKWHWIGYLGIGTCFLLLSYYSVVGGWIVLYAGRGIVGGLLADGRDYDALFAETVANPWYAVAAQFVFMLITIAVVARGIKGGIERASRVLMPGLFILFLVLIIRSLTLPGMGEGLRYFLQPDFSKLTGQAVLYALGQSFFCLSVGVSVMVTYSSYLNRRESLLKSSVSVVGLNVLTSLMAGLAIFPAIFALGMKPQEGPGLLFGTLPALFEQLPFGGLFIVLFLALFLFAALTSAFSMLEILVSGFSKNDQQRSRMSWLFGILIFIVGIPSALSFGVWSDARVLGLSLFDAADFAVTNVLMPFGALLIALFVGYRFPRQRLHEEFASEAAWWRKGLALYIILLRYVIPVVIAVVFLHVLGLLKL